The Pseudomonas iranensis genome includes a window with the following:
- a CDS encoding DeoR/GlpR family transcriptional regulator, with amino-acid sequence MNLPPRQQQILELVRERGYVSIEEMATLFVVTPQTIRRDINQLAEANLLRRYHGGAAYDSSVENTAYAMRADQMRDEKQRIGEAIAAQIPDHASLFINIGTTTESIARALLNHSHLKIITNNLHVASMLSAKDDFDVLLTGGNVRRDGGVVGQASVDFINQFKVDFALVGISGIDEDGSLLDFDYQEVRVSQAIIANARQVILAADSSKFGRNAMIRLGPISLIDCLVTDQQPVPALAQLLSQHKIRLEVV; translated from the coding sequence ATGAATCTGCCTCCCCGTCAGCAGCAAATCCTCGAGCTGGTCCGCGAACGCGGCTATGTGAGCATCGAGGAAATGGCCACGCTGTTCGTTGTCACCCCGCAAACCATCCGCCGCGACATCAATCAGCTCGCGGAAGCCAACCTGCTGCGTCGCTACCACGGTGGCGCCGCGTACGATTCCAGTGTCGAAAACACCGCGTATGCGATGCGCGCCGATCAGATGCGCGACGAAAAGCAACGCATCGGTGAAGCCATCGCCGCACAGATCCCCGATCACGCCTCGCTGTTCATCAACATTGGTACAACCACCGAATCGATCGCCCGCGCCCTGCTCAATCACAGTCACCTGAAGATCATCACCAACAACCTGCACGTCGCCTCGATGCTTAGCGCCAAGGATGATTTCGATGTGCTGCTGACCGGCGGCAACGTGCGGCGGGACGGCGGTGTGGTCGGTCAGGCGAGCGTGGACTTCATCAATCAGTTCAAGGTCGATTTCGCCTTGGTCGGCATCAGCGGGATCGATGAGGACGGCAGCCTGCTCGATTTCGACTATCAGGAAGTGCGGGTGAGCCAAGCGATCATTGCCAATGCGCGGCAGGTGATTCTGGCGGCGGACTCGAGCAAGTTCGGGCGTAACGCGATGATTCGACTGGGGCCGATCAGCCTGATCGATTGCCTGGTCACCGATCAGCAGCCGGTACCGGCGCTGGCGCAGTTGTTGAGTCAGCACAAGATTCGTCTGGAAGTCGTCTGA
- a CDS encoding sigma-54-dependent transcriptional regulator — protein MNPELSVLIVEDDPHVLLGCQQALTLEDIPCIGVGSAEEALAQVGDNFAGIVISDIRLPGIDGLELLTRLKQRDRSLPVVLITGHGDISMAVGAMQKGAYDFMEKPFSPERLVDVARRALEQRSLAREVSSLRRQLAERDSLEGRIIGRSPAMQNLRELIANVADTSANVLIEGETGTGKELVARCLHDFSRRHSKQFVALNCGGLPENLFESEIFGHEANAFTGAGKRRIGKIEHADGGTLFLDEVESMPLPLQIKLLRVLQERTLERLGSNQSVAVDCRVIAATKSDLDESSKAGEFRSDLYYRLNVVTLELPPLRERREDILQLFEHFTQQSALRFDRTLPELDNQTLSNLMSHDWPGNVRELRNVAERFALGLPAFKKSGASASQGLAFAEAVEAFERNLLVDALQRSGGNLTQASQELGMAKTTLFDKVKKYGLSH, from the coding sequence ATGAACCCTGAACTCAGTGTGCTGATTGTCGAAGACGACCCCCATGTGCTGCTCGGCTGCCAACAGGCGCTGACCCTCGAAGACATTCCGTGCATCGGCGTCGGCAGTGCCGAAGAGGCGCTGGCGCAGGTCGGCGACAACTTTGCCGGCATCGTCATCAGCGACATCCGCCTGCCGGGCATCGATGGCCTGGAATTGCTCACCCGCCTCAAGCAGCGTGATCGCAGCCTGCCGGTGGTGCTGATCACCGGCCACGGCGACATTTCCATGGCTGTCGGCGCGATGCAAAAAGGCGCTTACGACTTCATGGAAAAACCGTTCTCGCCGGAACGCTTGGTCGATGTCGCGCGGCGGGCGCTGGAGCAACGCAGCCTCGCCCGTGAAGTGTCATCGCTACGTCGGCAACTGGCCGAACGCGATTCGCTGGAAGGGCGGATTATTGGCCGCTCACCGGCGATGCAGAACCTGCGCGAACTGATCGCCAACGTTGCCGACACCTCAGCCAACGTCTTGATCGAAGGCGAGACCGGCACCGGCAAGGAACTGGTCGCCCGCTGCCTGCACGATTTCAGTCGGCGCCACAGCAAACAGTTCGTCGCGCTGAACTGCGGCGGCCTGCCGGAAAACCTTTTTGAAAGCGAGATCTTCGGCCACGAAGCCAACGCCTTCACCGGCGCCGGCAAACGCCGCATCGGCAAGATCGAGCACGCCGACGGCGGCACGCTGTTTCTCGACGAAGTGGAAAGCATGCCGCTGCCGCTGCAGATCAAGCTGCTGCGGGTATTGCAGGAACGCACCCTCGAACGGCTCGGTTCGAACCAGAGCGTGGCAGTGGATTGCCGGGTGATCGCAGCGACCAAATCCGACCTTGATGAGTCAAGCAAGGCCGGCGAGTTTCGCAGCGACTTGTACTACCGCCTCAACGTCGTGACCCTGGAATTGCCACCGCTGCGCGAACGCCGCGAAGACATCCTGCAACTGTTCGAACACTTCACCCAGCAATCGGCGCTGCGCTTCGACCGCACGCTGCCGGAGCTGGACAACCAGACCCTGTCGAACCTGATGAGCCACGACTGGCCGGGCAACGTGCGCGAACTGCGCAACGTCGCCGAACGCTTCGCCCTCGGCCTGCCGGCCTTCAAGAAGTCCGGCGCCAGCGCCAGCCAGGGTCTGGCGTTTGCCGAAGCGGTGGAAGCGTTCGAGCGCAATCTGCTGGTCGACGCCTTGCAACGCAGCGGCGGCAACCTGACCCAGGCCAGCCAGGAACTGGGCATGGCCAAGACCACGCTGTTCGACAAAGTCAAAAAGTACGGGCTGAGCCACTGA
- a CDS encoding amino acid ABC transporter ATP-binding protein: MISIKNINKWYGDFQVLTDCSTEVKKGEVIVVCGPSGSGKSTLIKCVNALEPFQKGDVVVDGTSIADPKTNLPKLRSRVGMVFQHFELFPHLTITENLTIAQIKVLGRSKEEATKKGLQLLERVGLSAHAHKHPGQLSGGQQQRVAIARALAMDPIVMLFDEPTSALDPEMVNEVLDVMVQLAHEGMTMMCVTHEMGFARKVADRVIFMDQGKIIEDCPKEEFFGDISARSERAQHFLEKILQH; this comes from the coding sequence ATGATCTCTATCAAAAACATCAACAAGTGGTATGGGGACTTCCAGGTGCTGACTGATTGCAGCACCGAGGTCAAAAAAGGCGAAGTGATTGTGGTCTGCGGCCCGTCGGGTTCCGGCAAGTCGACGCTGATCAAGTGCGTCAACGCCCTGGAGCCGTTCCAGAAAGGCGACGTGGTGGTTGACGGTACGTCGATCGCTGACCCGAAAACCAACCTGCCGAAACTGCGTTCGCGGGTGGGCATGGTGTTCCAGCATTTCGAGCTGTTCCCGCACCTGACCATCACCGAAAACCTGACCATCGCGCAGATCAAGGTGCTTGGCCGCAGCAAGGAAGAGGCGACCAAAAAAGGCCTGCAACTGCTCGAGCGCGTAGGTTTGTCGGCGCACGCCCACAAGCATCCGGGGCAACTGTCCGGCGGTCAGCAACAGCGTGTGGCGATTGCCCGTGCGCTGGCGATGGACCCGATCGTCATGCTGTTCGACGAACCGACCTCGGCGCTCGACCCGGAAATGGTCAATGAAGTGCTCGACGTCATGGTGCAGCTGGCCCACGAAGGCATGACCATGATGTGCGTGACCCACGAAATGGGCTTCGCCCGTAAAGTGGCGGACCGGGTGATCTTCATGGACCAGGGCAAGATCATCGAAGACTGCCCGAAAGAGGAATTCTTCGGCGACATCAGCGCCCGCTCCGAACGCGCGCAGCACTTCCTCGAGAAAATTCTGCAGCACTAA
- a CDS encoding sensor histidine kinase produces MKCDPTLYRAAEPSLAVKPRLIRHLFLPPLIIALMVGLGFIGFWTSEHFGIRSLGENGQRQLELHARAVESEISKYTYLPSLLELETSVPQLLADPTPEHRQTVNDYLEGLNRRSRSRAIYVMDTTGRVMATSNWRDVDSYLGEDLSFRAYFKDAVRGQPGRFYGIGSTNGEPGYYLAHGLEEHGKIIGVAVVKVRLEAMEERWQRARLEAFVSDENGIIILSSDPARRLKSVIPLSDEVKEKLARSLQYYWFPLNELQPLARETLAEGVEKLTFPANSELQPDEDDISYLAQTRLLSDTPWNFTLLTPLQDLRREAINQGILVAVAFALFAFLLIAWNERRKVLATRLAAREALQEANSQLERRITERTADLRASNERLKSQIRERRQAEETLRRAQDELVQAGKLAAIGQMSTSIAHELNQPLAAMRTLSGNTVRFLERGQLDVASTNLKTINDLIDRMGRITASLRSFARRGDNKGQASLGKAVDAALQVLGARVENTALQIHRQFADVQLLIDQTRLEQILVNLIGNALDAMHAQPQPQLWLEGEEFNGKYRLRVRDNGHGIDAEARKHLFEPFFTTKPGEQGLGLGLTLSASLAAATGGHLGVEHPAGGGTTFVLSLPLVSPLSAEPI; encoded by the coding sequence ATGAAATGCGACCCCACTCTTTATCGCGCTGCAGAGCCATCACTTGCCGTGAAGCCCCGTCTGATCCGTCATCTGTTCCTGCCGCCACTGATCATCGCCCTGATGGTCGGGCTGGGTTTTATCGGCTTCTGGACCAGTGAACACTTCGGCATCCGCAGCCTCGGCGAGAACGGCCAGCGTCAGCTGGAACTGCACGCCCGCGCGGTCGAAAGCGAGATCAGCAAATACACCTACCTGCCCAGTCTGCTGGAACTCGAAACGAGTGTGCCGCAGTTGCTGGCCGACCCGACCCCGGAGCACCGGCAGACGGTCAACGATTACCTCGAAGGCCTGAACCGCCGCAGCCGCAGCCGGGCCATCTACGTCATGGACACCACCGGCCGGGTCATGGCCACCAGCAACTGGCGCGATGTCGACAGTTATCTGGGTGAAGACTTGTCCTTCCGCGCCTATTTCAAAGACGCCGTGCGCGGCCAGCCCGGGCGCTTCTATGGCATCGGCAGCACCAATGGTGAACCCGGTTACTACCTCGCCCACGGCCTCGAAGAGCACGGCAAGATCATCGGTGTCGCGGTGGTCAAGGTGCGTCTGGAAGCCATGGAAGAGCGCTGGCAACGGGCGCGTCTGGAAGCGTTCGTCAGCGATGAGAACGGCATCATCATTCTCTCCAGCGATCCGGCCAGGCGGCTGAAATCGGTAATTCCGCTGAGCGACGAGGTCAAGGAAAAACTTGCCCGCAGCCTGCAGTACTACTGGTTCCCGCTCAACGAACTGCAACCGCTGGCCCGCGAGACACTGGCCGAAGGCGTGGAGAAACTGACTTTCCCGGCCAACAGTGAATTGCAGCCCGACGAAGACGACATCAGTTATCTGGCGCAAACCCGACTGCTGAGTGACACGCCGTGGAATTTCACTCTGCTGACACCGTTGCAGGACCTGCGCCGCGAAGCGATCAACCAAGGCATTCTGGTGGCGGTGGCGTTCGCCCTGTTTGCCTTCCTGCTGATTGCCTGGAACGAGCGGCGCAAAGTCCTCGCCACCCGCCTCGCCGCCCGCGAAGCGTTGCAGGAAGCCAACAGCCAACTCGAACGTCGGATTACCGAACGCACCGCCGATCTGCGCGCCAGCAACGAACGCCTGAAGAGTCAGATCCGCGAGCGCCGCCAGGCCGAAGAGACGTTGCGCCGCGCTCAGGATGAACTGGTGCAGGCCGGCAAACTCGCCGCCATCGGCCAGATGTCGACCAGCATTGCCCATGAACTGAACCAGCCGCTGGCGGCGATGCGCACGCTGTCGGGCAATACCGTGCGCTTTCTCGAGCGCGGCCAGCTCGACGTCGCCAGCACCAACCTCAAGACCATCAACGACCTGATCGACCGCATGGGCCGGATCACCGCCAGCCTGCGTTCGTTTGCCCGGCGCGGCGACAACAAGGGTCAGGCCAGTCTCGGCAAAGCCGTCGACGCCGCCTTGCAAGTGCTCGGCGCGCGTGTGGAAAACACCGCGCTGCAGATTCACCGACAGTTTGCCGATGTGCAGCTGTTGATCGATCAGACCCGCCTCGAACAGATCCTCGTCAACCTGATCGGCAATGCCCTCGACGCCATGCACGCGCAACCGCAGCCGCAGCTGTGGCTGGAGGGTGAAGAATTCAACGGCAAGTATCGCTTGCGGGTGCGTGACAACGGCCACGGCATCGACGCCGAAGCGCGCAAGCATCTGTTCGAACCGTTCTTCACCACCAAACCCGGCGAGCAAGGCCTGGGACTGGGCCTGACCCTGTCCGCCAGCCTCGCCGCCGCTACCGGCGGGCACCTGGGTGTCGAACACCCGGCCGGCGGTGGCACCACTTTCGTCCTCAGTTTACCGTTGGTAAGCCCTCTTTCTGCCGAGCCAATATGA
- the glpD gene encoding glycerol-3-phosphate dehydrogenase: MSTSTLRTPPLSEIYDVAVIGGGINGVGIAADAAGRGLSVFLCEKDDLASHTSSASSKLIHGGLRYLEHYEFRLVREALAEREVLLAKAPHIVKPMRFVLPHRPHLRPAWMIRAGLFLYDNLGKREKLPGSKSLKFGADSALKSEIKKGFEYSDCWVDDARLVVLNAMAAREKGAHVHTQTRCVSARRTKGLWHLHLERADGSLFSITAKALVNAAGPWVAKFIRDDLKMESPYGIRLIQGSHIIVPKLYEGEHAHILQNEDQRIVFTIPYLNHFTLIGTTDREYTGDPAKVAITEGETDYVLKVVNAHFKKQLSREDIVHSYSGVRPLCNDESDNPSAVTRDYTLALSGNAEEAPLLSVFGGKLTTYRKLAESAMAQLMPFFTQMRPSWTATATLPGGEDMTTPEALSARIRDKFDFVPTEIARRWAVTYGSRTWRMLEGVESLADMGEHIGGGLYTREVDYLCSEEWATTAHDILWRRTKLGLFTTAEEQQKLATYLGKVEQNRKIEAA, encoded by the coding sequence ATGTCCACCTCTACCTTGCGTACGCCCCCTCTCTCCGAGATCTATGACGTTGCCGTAATTGGCGGCGGGATCAATGGCGTGGGGATCGCAGCGGATGCCGCCGGTCGCGGTCTTTCGGTGTTCCTTTGCGAAAAAGACGACTTGGCCAGCCACACCTCGTCGGCCAGCAGCAAGCTGATCCACGGTGGCCTGCGCTATCTGGAGCATTACGAATTCCGTCTGGTGCGCGAAGCGCTGGCCGAGCGCGAAGTGCTGCTGGCGAAAGCGCCGCACATCGTCAAACCGATGCGTTTCGTCCTGCCGCACCGCCCGCACCTGCGTCCAGCGTGGATGATTCGTGCCGGCCTGTTCCTTTATGACAACCTCGGCAAGCGCGAGAAGCTGCCAGGTTCGAAAAGCCTGAAGTTCGGCGCCGACAGCGCGCTGAAAAGCGAAATCAAGAAAGGCTTCGAATACTCCGACTGCTGGGTCGATGACGCCCGCCTCGTGGTCTTGAACGCCATGGCCGCCCGGGAAAAAGGTGCGCATGTGCACACCCAGACCCGTTGCGTCAGCGCACGTCGCACCAAAGGCCTGTGGCATCTGCATCTGGAGCGTGCCGACGGCAGCCTGTTTTCGATTACCGCCAAAGCCCTGGTCAACGCCGCCGGTCCGTGGGTGGCGAAGTTCATTCGTGACGACCTGAAAATGGAATCGCCTTACGGCATTCGTCTGATTCAGGGCAGCCACATCATCGTGCCGAAACTGTACGAAGGCGAACATGCGCACATTCTGCAAAACGAAGATCAGCGCATCGTTTTCACCATTCCATACCTGAACCACTTCACCCTGATCGGCACCACCGACCGCGAGTACACCGGCGACCCGGCGAAAGTGGCGATCACCGAAGGCGAAACCGATTACGTGCTGAAAGTGGTCAACGCTCACTTCAAGAAGCAGCTGAGCCGCGAAGACATTGTGCACAGCTACTCGGGCGTTCGCCCGCTGTGCAACGACGAATCCGACAACCCGTCGGCAGTGACCCGCGATTACACCCTGGCGCTGTCTGGCAACGCCGAAGAAGCGCCGCTGCTGTCGGTGTTCGGCGGCAAGCTGACTACCTATCGCAAACTCGCCGAGTCGGCGATGGCGCAGTTGATGCCGTTTTTCACCCAGATGCGCCCGAGCTGGACCGCAACCGCCACCCTGCCCGGCGGCGAAGACATGACCACGCCAGAGGCGCTGAGCGCGCGAATTCGCGACAAATTCGATTTCGTCCCGACTGAAATCGCCCGACGCTGGGCCGTCACCTACGGCAGCCGCACCTGGCGCATGCTCGAAGGCGTAGAAAGCCTGGCCGACATGGGCGAACACATCGGCGGCGGGCTCTACACCCGCGAAGTCGATTACCTGTGCAGCGAAGAATGGGCCACCACGGCGCACGACATCCTGTGGCGCCGTACCAAGCTAGGCTTGTTCACCACAGCGGAGGAGCAGCAGAAGCTCGCGACGTATCTGGGCAAGGTTGAGCAGAATCGGAAGATCGAAGCGGCTTGA
- the glpK gene encoding glycerol kinase GlpK codes for MTDIQNKNYIIALDQGTTSSRAIIFDRDANVVCTAQREFVQHYPQAGWVEHDPMEIFATQSAVMVEALAQAGLHHDQVAAIGITNQRETTVVWDKTTGRPVYNAIVWQCRRSTEICQQLKRDGHEDYIRDTTGLVTDPYFSGTKLKWILDNVEGSRERARNGELLFGTVDSWLIWKFTGGKVHVTDYTNASRTMLFNIHSLEWDSKMLEILDIPREMLPEVKASSEIYGRTKSGIAIGGIAGDQQAALFGQMCVEPGQAKNTYGTGCFLLMNTGDKAVKSQHGMLTTIACGPRGEVAYALEGAVFNGGSTVQWLRDELKIVNDAHDTEYFANKVKDSNGVYLVPAFTGLGAPYWDPYARGALFGLTRGVRVDHIIRAALESIAYQTRDVLDAMQQDSGERLKALRVDGGAVANNFLMQFQADILGTQVERPQMRETTALGAAYLAGLACGFWGSLEELRGKAVIEREFEPSLDETEKEKLYKGWKKAVSRTRDWAREDAE; via the coding sequence ATGACCGACATTCAGAACAAGAACTACATCATTGCCCTTGATCAGGGTACGACCAGTTCGCGCGCGATCATCTTCGACCGCGACGCGAACGTGGTCTGCACCGCGCAGCGCGAATTCGTTCAGCACTATCCGCAGGCCGGTTGGGTCGAGCACGACCCGATGGAAATTTTCGCCACCCAGAGCGCGGTGATGGTTGAAGCGCTGGCCCAGGCCGGCCTGCATCATGACCAGGTCGCCGCGATCGGTATCACCAACCAGCGTGAAACCACTGTGGTCTGGGACAAGACCACTGGCCGTCCGGTCTATAACGCAATCGTCTGGCAGTGCCGCCGCAGCACCGAGATCTGCCAGCAGCTCAAGCGCGATGGTCACGAAGACTACATCCGCGACACCACCGGCCTGGTCACCGACCCGTACTTCTCCGGCACCAAACTGAAGTGGATCCTCGACAACGTCGAAGGCAGCCGCGAGCGTGCGCGCAACGGCGAACTGCTGTTCGGCACCGTCGATAGCTGGCTGATCTGGAAATTCACCGGCGGCAAGGTGCACGTCACCGACTACACCAACGCCTCGCGCACCATGCTCTTCAACATTCACTCGCTGGAGTGGGATTCGAAGATGCTGGAGATCCTCGACATCCCCCGCGAGATGCTCCCGGAAGTCAAAGCCTCCTCGGAAATCTACGGTCGCACCAAGAGCGGCATCGCCATCGGCGGTATCGCCGGCGACCAGCAGGCAGCACTGTTCGGCCAGATGTGTGTCGAGCCGGGCCAAGCGAAAAACACTTACGGTACCGGTTGCTTCCTGCTGATGAACACCGGCGACAAAGCGGTGAAATCCCAGCACGGCATGCTCACCACCATCGCTTGCGGCCCGCGCGGCGAAGTGGCTTATGCTCTGGAAGGCGCCGTGTTCAACGGCGGTTCGACCGTGCAATGGCTGCGCGATGAACTGAAAATCGTCAACGACGCCCACGACACCGAATACTTTGCCAACAAGGTCAAGGACAGCAACGGCGTGTATCTGGTGCCGGCGTTTACCGGTCTCGGCGCACCGTACTGGGACCCGTATGCCCGTGGCGCACTGTTCGGCCTCACGCGCGGCGTACGCGTCGATCACATTATCCGCGCCGCGCTGGAGTCGATCGCCTATCAGACCCGCGACGTACTCGACGCCATGCAACAGGACTCCGGCGAACGCCTCAAGGCCCTGCGCGTGGACGGCGGCGCGGTGGCGAACAACTTCCTCATGCAATTCCAGGCCGATATCCTCGGCACCCAGGTCGAACGCCCGCAAATGCGCGAAACCACCGCCCTTGGCGCGGCTTATCTGGCCGGCCTGGCCTGCGGCTTCTGGGGCAGCCTGGAAGAACTGCGCGGCAAGGCAGTGATCGAGCGCGAGTTCGAACCGAGCCTGGACGAAACCGAGAAAGAGAAACTCTACAAAGGCTGGAAAAAAGCCGTCAGCCGCACCCGTGACTGGGCGCGTGAGGACGCCGAATAA
- a CDS encoding GlpM family protein: MLKAAIGAAVVLILAALSKTRNYYIAGLVPLFPTFALIAHYIVGKGRSVDDLKTTIVFGMWSIIPYFVYLATLYVMVDRMRLEASLAVAAVAWLIAATALVSVWVRLHA, encoded by the coding sequence ATTCTCAAAGCCGCGATCGGCGCCGCAGTGGTGCTGATCCTCGCGGCACTGTCCAAGACCAGAAATTACTACATCGCCGGGCTGGTACCGCTGTTCCCGACCTTTGCCCTGATTGCGCACTACATCGTCGGCAAGGGCCGTTCGGTCGACGACCTGAAGACCACGATCGTGTTCGGCATGTGGTCGATCATTCCCTACTTCGTGTACCTGGCGACGTTGTATGTGATGGTCGACCGCATGCGCTTGGAAGCGTCACTGGCGGTGGCGGCGGTAGCCTGGTTGATAGCGGCGACGGCGCTGGTCAGCGTGTGGGTCAGGCTGCATGCCTGA
- a CDS encoding amino acid ABC transporter permease: MEFDFSGIVPAIPGLWNGMVMTLKLMAMGVIGGMILGTILALCRLSHNKLLSSIAGAYVNYFRSIPLLLVITWFYLAVPFVLRWITGEDTPIGAFTSCVVAFMMFEAAYFCEIVRAGVQSISKGQMGAAQALGMNYGQMMRLIILPQAFRKMTPLLLQQSIILFQDTSLVYTVGLVDFLNASRASGDIIGRSNEFLIFAGLVYFIISFAASRLVKRLQKRFAV, translated from the coding sequence ATGGAATTCGATTTCAGTGGCATCGTCCCGGCCATTCCCGGTTTGTGGAACGGCATGGTGATGACCCTCAAGCTGATGGCCATGGGCGTGATCGGCGGGATGATTCTCGGCACGATCCTCGCGCTGTGCCGTCTGTCGCACAACAAGCTGCTGTCGAGCATCGCTGGCGCCTACGTCAACTATTTCCGCTCGATCCCGCTGCTGCTGGTGATCACCTGGTTCTACCTGGCAGTGCCGTTCGTGCTGCGCTGGATCACCGGCGAAGACACGCCGATCGGTGCGTTCACTTCGTGCGTCGTGGCATTCATGATGTTCGAAGCGGCGTACTTCTGCGAAATCGTCCGGGCTGGTGTGCAGTCGATTTCCAAGGGCCAGATGGGTGCCGCGCAAGCGCTGGGCATGAACTACGGGCAGATGATGCGCCTGATCATCCTGCCGCAGGCGTTCCGCAAGATGACCCCGCTGCTGCTGCAGCAGAGCATCATCCTGTTCCAGGACACCTCGCTGGTCTACACCGTGGGCCTGGTGGACTTCCTCAATGCCTCGCGCGCCAGCGGCGACATCATCGGCCGCTCCAATGAGTTCCTGATTTTCGCCGGTCTCGTGTACTTCATCATCAGCTTCGCCGCCTCGCGGTTGGTCAAGCGTCTGCAAAAAAGGTTCGCCGTATGA
- a CDS encoding amino acid ABC transporter permease, with the protein MNYNWDWGVFFKSTGVGSETYLDWFISGLGWTIAIAIVAWIIALLLGSLLGIMRTVPNRIVSGIATCYVELFRNVPLLVQLFIWYFLVPDLLPPDLQEWYKQDLNPTTSAYLSVVVCLGLFTAARVCEQVRTGIQALPRGQESAARAMGFKLPQIYWNVLLPQAYRIIIPPLTSEFLNVFKNSSVASLIGLMELLAQTKQTAEFSANLFEAFTLATLIYFTLNMSLMLLMRLVEKKVAVPGLISVGGK; encoded by the coding sequence ATGAATTACAACTGGGACTGGGGCGTGTTCTTCAAGTCCACCGGCGTGGGCAGCGAGACCTATCTCGACTGGTTCATCTCCGGTCTGGGCTGGACCATCGCCATCGCCATCGTGGCGTGGATCATCGCCCTGCTGCTCGGCTCGCTGCTGGGCATCATGCGCACCGTGCCGAACCGCATCGTATCGGGCATCGCGACCTGCTACGTCGAGCTGTTCCGTAACGTGCCGCTGCTGGTGCAGCTGTTCATCTGGTACTTCCTGGTGCCCGATCTGCTGCCGCCGGATCTGCAGGAGTGGTACAAGCAGGACCTCAACCCGACTACTTCGGCCTATCTGAGCGTTGTCGTCTGCCTCGGTCTGTTCACCGCCGCCCGTGTCTGCGAGCAAGTGCGCACCGGTATCCAGGCGCTGCCTCGTGGCCAGGAATCCGCCGCCCGCGCGATGGGTTTCAAACTGCCGCAGATCTACTGGAACGTGCTGCTGCCCCAGGCCTACCGGATCATCATTCCGCCGCTCACCTCGGAATTTTTGAACGTGTTCAAGAACTCCTCCGTGGCGTCCCTGATCGGTTTGATGGAATTGCTGGCGCAGACCAAACAGACCGCCGAGTTCTCGGCCAACCTGTTCGAAGCGTTCACCCTGGCAACCCTGATCTATTTCACCCTCAACATGAGCCTGATGCTGCTGATGCGCCTGGTCGAGAAGAAAGTCGCGGTGCCCGGCCTGATCTCCGTGGGGGGTAAATAA
- a CDS encoding glutamate/aspartate ABC transporter substrate-binding protein — protein MRIVPHILGAAIAAALISTPVFAAELTGTLKKIKESGVITLGHRDASIPFSYIADASGKPVGYSHDIQLAIVEAIKKDLDLPNLQVKYNLVTSQTRIPLVQNGTVDVECGSTTNNVERQQQVDFSVGIFEIGTRLLSKKDSKYKDFDDLKGKNVVTTAGTTSERILKAMNADKQMGMNVISAKDHGESFQMLESGRAVAFMMDDALLAGEAAKAKKAADWEVTGTPQSYEIYGCMMRKGDEPFKKAVDDAIKATYASGEINKIYEKWFMQPIPPKGLNLNFPMSDELKTLIANPTDKAADDKKS, from the coding sequence ATGCGCATCGTTCCCCATATCCTGGGCGCAGCCATTGCTGCCGCTCTGATCAGCACGCCAGTTTTCGCCGCCGAGCTCACCGGCACCCTGAAGAAGATCAAAGAGTCCGGTGTCATCACCCTGGGCCACCGTGACGCCTCCATTCCGTTCTCCTACATCGCTGATGCGTCCGGCAAGCCGGTTGGCTACTCGCACGACATCCAGCTGGCAATCGTCGAAGCGATCAAGAAAGACCTCGACCTGCCGAACCTGCAAGTCAAATACAACCTCGTTACCTCGCAGACCCGTATCCCGCTGGTGCAGAACGGCACCGTGGACGTCGAGTGCGGTTCGACCACCAACAACGTCGAGCGTCAGCAGCAGGTCGACTTCTCCGTCGGCATCTTCGAAATCGGTACCCGTCTGCTGTCCAAGAAAGACTCCAAGTACAAGGATTTCGACGATCTGAAAGGCAAGAACGTCGTGACCACCGCCGGTACTACTTCCGAGCGCATCCTCAAGGCGATGAACGCCGACAAGCAGATGGGCATGAACGTCATCTCCGCCAAAGACCACGGCGAGTCCTTCCAGATGCTGGAATCGGGCCGTGCCGTTGCCTTCATGATGGATGACGCACTGCTGGCCGGCGAAGCCGCCAAGGCCAAGAAAGCCGCCGATTGGGAAGTGACCGGCACGCCACAGTCGTACGAAATCTACGGCTGCATGATGCGCAAAGGCGACGAGCCGTTCAAAAAGGCTGTGGATGACGCGATCAAGGCCACCTACGCTTCGGGCGAAATCAACAAGATCTACGAGAAGTGGTTCATGCAGCCGATTCCGCCAAAAGGCCTGAACCTGAACTTCCCGATGAGCGACGAGCTCAAGACCCTGATCGCCAATCCGACCGACAAAGCGGCTGACGACAAGAAGTCCTGA